In the genome of Clostridia bacterium, one region contains:
- a CDS encoding penicillin-binding protein 1A, whose product MTRSKRRRRKKKIRYSRLLLLIVLLASFIFVGLGLGLVVGALATLPPYDLNHITGDLPSLLFDKDDQEVTPVRSAKNRVELSQNEIPEVIKQAIIAIEDQRFKKHHGLDLYRLGGAIIANITKGYGAQGGSTLTQQLVKNAVLKNPEKKIRRKIQELFIAFQVEAKYSKEQILTFYLNNVYYGEGAWSLQTASQVYFGKDASELDLAEAAMLAGVVNAPSRYSPYKNPEKAKQRRALVLNEMVSLNFISSEEAEKAKDKPFNLVGLQPNDYQYQSFIDYVISEAIDKMKLTEADISSFYTAGYRIYTTMDTKTQVEAEKVYADPNNFPAGKKGQIVQSAMVVLDPHTGGIWALIGGRDQQGERQFNRAVDAVRQPGSAIKPVAVYGPAVEKGYGPATVLDDFPQQYDLGGGKLKTFVNHDNRYRGLISMRTGIQHSVNTVAVKMLQKIGINDSINFIKGLGITTLVESGDPNDKGLSLA is encoded by the coding sequence ATGACACGTAGTAAAAGACGTCGCCGCAAAAAAAAGATTAGATACAGCCGTCTACTACTATTAATTGTCCTACTAGCTTCCTTTATTTTTGTTGGTTTAGGACTAGGTTTAGTGGTAGGAGCCTTGGCTACACTACCACCTTATGATCTTAATCATATTACTGGTGATTTACCTAGTCTACTTTTTGACAAGGACGATCAAGAAGTTACACCTGTAAGGTCTGCCAAAAACAGAGTGGAACTTAGTCAAAACGAAATTCCCGAAGTAATCAAACAAGCAATTATCGCCATTGAAGACCAACGTTTCAAAAAACATCATGGTCTAGATCTTTATCGTTTAGGTGGAGCGATAATTGCCAATATCACTAAAGGTTATGGGGCCCAAGGTGGTAGTACACTTACTCAACAACTTGTAAAAAATGCTGTTCTTAAAAATCCGGAAAAGAAAATCCGACGTAAAATCCAAGAACTCTTTATCGCTTTTCAAGTAGAAGCTAAATATTCCAAAGAACAAATTCTTACCTTCTATTTAAATAATGTTTATTATGGGGAAGGTGCTTGGAGCTTACAAACTGCTTCCCAAGTCTATTTTGGAAAAGATGCCTCTGAATTAGATTTAGCCGAAGCCGCGATGCTTGCCGGTGTGGTAAATGCCCCAAGTAGATATTCTCCTTACAAAAACCCAGAAAAAGCAAAACAACGCCGAGCCCTTGTACTTAACGAAATGGTTAGTTTAAACTTTATTTCCTCCGAGGAAGCGGAAAAAGCCAAAGATAAACCTTTCAATTTAGTAGGGCTGCAGCCTAATGATTATCAATATCAATCTTTTATAGATTACGTCATTAGTGAAGCTATCGATAAAATGAAATTAACCGAGGCAGATATCTCCTCTTTTTATACTGCTGGCTATCGCATTTACACTACTATGGATACAAAAACTCAAGTTGAAGCAGAAAAAGTTTATGCTGATCCTAATAATTTTCCAGCAGGTAAAAAAGGTCAAATTGTTCAATCAGCCATGGTGGTACTTGATCCCCACACCGGGGGAATTTGGGCTTTAATTGGTGGCAGAGATCAGCAAGGTGAACGTCAATTTAACAGGGCCGTAGATGCAGTTCGACAACCCGGCTCAGCAATTAAACCTGTAGCTGTTTATGGACCGGCCGTAGAAAAAGGCTATGGTCCAGCTACTGTTCTAGATGATTTTCCCCAGCAATATGATCTAGGGGGAGGAAAACTTAAAACTTTTGTAAACCATGATAACCGCTACCGCGGTTTAATCAGCATGCGTACCGGAATTCAACATTCCGTAAATACCGTAGCCGTAAAAATGCTGCAAAAAATCGGTATAAACGATAGTATCAACTTTATTAAAGGCTTAGGTATTACTACCTTAGTAGAAAGCGGAGACCCTAATGATAAAGGACTTTCCTTAGCCTT
- the yunB gene encoding sporulation protein YunB, with product MRWYKSRWGLKRRIFIAPGIIIFLIIFFFSLAGIFLFRQFENNLKPTILSVAEIKAHSMAVEAMNQALYEQVLIDTEYEELIAIHKDAAQRVTLMQANTVKISRVLTKAALEIKKVLNSLETDSFQIPVGQALDSPLLAHWGPQLKVKLTPLGTVHVNFLDDFQQAGINQTRHLLYLQIKTTIQIIIPLATETIDIYNQVPIAETIIVGEVPDTYLGLDAGLFTD from the coding sequence TTGCGTTGGTATAAGTCCAGATGGGGATTAAAAAGACGGATCTTTATTGCTCCCGGTATAATTATTTTTTTAATTATATTTTTTTTTAGTCTTGCCGGAATCTTTTTATTCCGCCAATTTGAAAACAATTTAAAACCAACTATATTGTCAGTTGCGGAAATAAAGGCTCATAGTATGGCTGTGGAAGCTATGAATCAAGCATTATATGAACAGGTTTTAATAGATACAGAATATGAAGAATTAATAGCCATCCATAAGGATGCTGCACAAAGGGTAACCTTAATGCAGGCCAATACCGTTAAAATTAGCAGGGTACTAACAAAAGCTGCTTTAGAAATAAAGAAGGTCTTAAATTCTTTGGAAACAGATTCATTTCAGATTCCCGTAGGTCAAGCCCTAGATAGTCCCCTTTTGGCTCATTGGGGACCTCAGCTAAAGGTTAAATTAACACCCCTGGGAACCGTACATGTTAATTTCCTTGATGATTTTCAACAGGCCGGTATAAATCAAACCAGACATCTTCTTTATTTACAAATTAAAACTACTATCCAAATTATTATTCCTTTAGCTACTGAAACTATAGATATTTATAATCAAGTTCCCATTGCCGAGACAATAATAGTAGGAGAGGTGCCTGATACTTATCTTGGTTTGGATGCGGGGTTGTTTACAGATTAA